The Bacillus vallismortis genome window below encodes:
- a CDS encoding AbrB family transcriptional regulator has protein sequence MKKDEHLLKDLWFIAISAAGGFILSLTGISIGWMIGTLIIACCLAMIRPAWLMMAPDQKGINRRWLALGQVILGIELGQKLNLSVLSVLKDHWFSVGVMLVLSILMAMLSGYVLWRFSKTDMMTSFVGTAPGGLSAMPSIAQEVGANTAIVSLVQMMRVLLVVLSIPFLVILIYTKQDGSASAAAETLSSATTDFRLAPVLWTAVLILAAWGACKAAKCLKFPAPWLLGSMLGVALVHVGGAAVTGHDLTSWWPSQANHVSQVFLGATIGSKMYKSMFAGVTRIIIVGFVSSVGLIAAMFLSAVIVSKLTGISLITSVLAFAPGGIAEMATTSVTLHADSTFVVAVQVIRVILVIALLPPFYRLLHHLHGEKKGTEHSISGSNP, from the coding sequence TTGAAGAAAGACGAACATCTCCTCAAAGATCTATGGTTTATCGCAATCAGTGCAGCCGGGGGATTTATTCTTTCATTAACCGGAATATCAATTGGATGGATGATCGGAACGCTGATTATCGCCTGCTGCCTCGCCATGATACGGCCGGCATGGCTGATGATGGCGCCGGACCAAAAAGGAATTAACCGCCGATGGCTCGCCCTCGGTCAGGTGATTCTCGGCATCGAATTGGGCCAAAAGCTGAATTTATCCGTTCTCTCTGTCCTCAAAGACCATTGGTTTTCAGTCGGCGTTATGCTGGTATTGTCTATACTTATGGCCATGCTGTCAGGATATGTGCTTTGGCGTTTCAGCAAAACGGATATGATGACCAGCTTTGTCGGTACGGCTCCCGGCGGGCTGTCCGCCATGCCTAGCATCGCACAGGAGGTCGGCGCCAATACCGCCATTGTCAGCCTCGTACAAATGATGCGTGTGCTGCTCGTTGTGCTGTCCATCCCGTTTTTGGTCATCCTCATCTATACAAAACAAGATGGTTCCGCAAGTGCCGCAGCAGAAACGCTTTCCTCGGCAACGACGGATTTTAGGCTCGCTCCCGTTTTGTGGACCGCCGTTCTGATTCTCGCTGCCTGGGGCGCCTGCAAAGCCGCGAAATGTTTAAAATTTCCGGCGCCATGGCTGCTCGGCAGCATGCTCGGTGTGGCACTTGTACATGTTGGCGGCGCTGCGGTGACAGGGCACGATTTGACGTCGTGGTGGCCGTCACAAGCTAATCATGTGTCGCAAGTATTTCTCGGAGCGACGATCGGCTCTAAGATGTATAAAAGCATGTTTGCCGGCGTCACCCGCATTATCATCGTCGGGTTCGTCTCGTCCGTCGGTTTAATTGCAGCTATGTTTTTGAGCGCCGTGATCGTTTCCAAGCTGACAGGCATCTCGCTCATCACTTCTGTTCTGGCATTTGCCCCCGGCGGCATTGCAGAAATGGCGACGACATCTGTTACCTTGCATGCCGATTCCACCTTTGTCGTTGCGGTTCAGGTCATACGCGTCATCCTTGTCATTGCCCTCTTGCCGCCGTTTTATCGCCTGCTTCACCATCTTCACGGTGAGAAAAAAGGCACAGAGCATTCGATAAGCGGCAGCAATCCCTAG
- a CDS encoding MFS transporter, translating to MLSSFQSIKSRYTAPVWLRFFGEMLTSLTGAMMGPFMVLYLHEQLNGSVMIPMLIISLQPFADICLTLVAGRVTDRLGRRTAILIALLLQSAAMTGFVFAEHAYVFAILYVMNGMGRSLYIPASRAQIAESTPESRRSEVFAVINVIYSAGLTAGPVLGVLLYKHDPVWIFALDAAALFLYFLIAALKLPETKPMITTGASAFSPSFTIYRPVLLLLLLSLPISMLYAQTETTYRLFSKNMFSDYLSMLTIYSAAKALFSFVLQIPLVKGTEKLSMKTILLITYICYSLAAVGFACSTSVTMLLVTAAVMTVGESIGLTHIQTFISKLAPPHLLGRFYAVYGLHWDISRSIGPLAGGLILTSFGGEVIFYTLAVCLLATGLCLTYTIERLEQKVIRKVNG from the coding sequence ATGTTATCCAGCTTTCAATCTATCAAATCGAGATACACCGCTCCCGTTTGGCTCCGCTTTTTCGGCGAGATGCTGACAAGCCTGACAGGTGCAATGATGGGCCCTTTTATGGTGCTGTATTTGCATGAACAATTAAACGGGAGTGTCATGATTCCCATGTTGATCATCAGCCTTCAGCCATTTGCCGATATTTGCCTGACGCTCGTTGCAGGACGGGTGACGGACCGGCTTGGGCGTCGCACCGCGATTCTGATCGCATTGCTTCTGCAATCAGCCGCCATGACGGGTTTTGTGTTTGCTGAGCATGCGTATGTTTTCGCCATTCTCTATGTCATGAATGGTATGGGGAGATCATTGTACATTCCCGCCTCCCGCGCCCAAATTGCCGAAAGCACGCCGGAAAGCAGACGTTCAGAAGTGTTTGCGGTCATCAATGTGATCTATTCAGCTGGCCTGACGGCAGGGCCTGTGCTGGGAGTGCTGCTGTACAAGCATGACCCCGTGTGGATATTCGCTTTAGATGCCGCGGCATTGTTCCTTTACTTTCTGATCGCCGCACTGAAACTGCCGGAAACAAAGCCGATGATAACAACTGGTGCATCGGCGTTTTCCCCGAGCTTTACGATATATAGGCCTGTACTGCTTCTTTTGCTGCTTTCTCTCCCCATCAGCATGTTATATGCGCAAACAGAAACAACTTACAGGCTGTTTAGCAAAAACATGTTTTCCGACTATCTATCCATGCTGACCATTTATTCGGCGGCCAAAGCTTTATTCAGCTTTGTTCTCCAGATTCCCCTTGTCAAAGGAACCGAAAAGCTTTCAATGAAAACGATCCTTTTGATTACTTATATTTGTTATTCCCTTGCAGCTGTCGGCTTCGCATGCTCAACCTCTGTGACAATGCTTTTGGTAACGGCAGCGGTGATGACGGTTGGCGAAAGCATCGGATTAACCCACATCCAGACCTTTATTTCGAAATTGGCACCGCCTCATTTACTCGGCCGGTTTTATGCGGTATACGGCCTGCATTGGGATATCTCCCGCTCAATCGGCCCCCTTGCAGGAGGGCTGATCCTGACATCGTTTGGCGGAGAAGTGATTTTTTACACTCTGGCCGTGTGTTTGCTGGCAACGGGTCTATGCCTGACTTACACAATAGAGAGGCTCGAGCAGAAGGTCATAAGAAAAGTGAATGGATAA
- a CDS encoding ABC transporter substrate-binding protein: MKLIEHYVALVKTGHAAYGQMNEMTLTEIADCLFCTERNAKLILHKLENKNWIVRESGAGRGRKSKIAFLRQPEELLFQTAKEYTMAGKLKKAKELIQQYQSAFPGLQNEYDMWFSEVFGFVTETGGDGAKDVLRLFITPEAVSSLDPCRIFLRSEGHFVKQIFDTLLTFDPDVQEPKPHLVHGWEEDGKKRWRFFLRKGVSFHNGQPLTARDVAFTLRRFLAQADNPYKWLLYGVKQVLENGSYCVELILDKPNELLPYVLCDERLSILPAEQGGGINGTGPFRVMQHHGRMLVLEANERYFKGRPFLDRVEFVFSEQAGEMNGFTIQEKQTCSEKQTVFDERHVQYLSLNLKKKGPLWHRSFRKALRLLISSERLVREAGGHRKTPVTSFLHSSPFDWGGVSPSELLKQSGYKGETLVLYTFSETDHREDAEWIQNVCAQHGIRLTLQFCDSADLRRPEIVQMADIIHDSATFYQDSEFGFLHLLLSENSFLCQHLSEKMKQICSEMTERFFSMPDRCLRINMLQDIDRQLIQEFNVIPLYQNVLRVTSSENVKGLMLDEEGWIDLYSVWLSK, from the coding sequence TTGAAGCTGATTGAGCACTATGTGGCACTTGTAAAAACAGGACACGCTGCGTATGGACAAATGAATGAAATGACGCTCACTGAGATTGCTGACTGTTTATTTTGTACAGAAAGAAATGCAAAGCTCATTTTACACAAGCTGGAGAATAAGAATTGGATTGTCCGGGAAAGCGGGGCGGGACGCGGCCGCAAATCCAAAATCGCGTTTCTTCGCCAGCCTGAGGAACTGCTTTTTCAAACCGCCAAGGAATATACAATGGCTGGAAAGCTAAAGAAGGCAAAGGAACTGATTCAACAGTATCAGTCCGCGTTTCCGGGGCTTCAAAACGAATATGATATGTGGTTTTCTGAGGTGTTCGGCTTTGTGACAGAGACTGGCGGGGATGGAGCGAAGGATGTGCTTCGGCTGTTCATCACCCCTGAAGCTGTCAGCAGTCTGGACCCGTGCCGCATCTTTTTGCGGTCTGAGGGGCATTTCGTCAAACAAATATTTGATACACTGCTCACGTTTGATCCGGATGTGCAGGAGCCGAAGCCTCATTTGGTTCATGGATGGGAAGAGGACGGGAAAAAACGGTGGAGATTTTTTCTTCGAAAGGGTGTGTCTTTTCATAACGGACAGCCGCTGACGGCGCGGGATGTTGCGTTTACGCTTCGGCGCTTTTTGGCACAGGCTGACAACCCATATAAATGGCTGTTATACGGAGTGAAACAAGTCTTAGAAAACGGCTCTTATTGCGTGGAGCTTATACTTGATAAGCCGAATGAGCTTTTGCCGTATGTTCTTTGTGATGAACGGCTGTCCATTCTGCCGGCAGAACAGGGCGGCGGAATCAATGGAACAGGGCCTTTTCGGGTGATGCAGCATCACGGCCGGATGCTTGTGCTTGAAGCCAATGAGCGCTACTTTAAGGGACGGCCTTTTTTGGATCGCGTTGAGTTTGTGTTTTCTGAACAAGCCGGAGAGATGAATGGTTTTACCATTCAAGAAAAACAAACATGTTCTGAGAAGCAAACGGTTTTTGACGAGCGGCATGTTCAGTATTTGTCGCTCAATCTGAAAAAGAAGGGGCCTCTTTGGCATCGAAGCTTTAGAAAAGCGCTCCGCCTGCTGATTTCCTCTGAACGGCTCGTTCGTGAAGCGGGAGGGCACCGCAAAACCCCGGTTACGTCTTTTTTACATTCGAGTCCTTTTGATTGGGGAGGCGTTTCACCTTCTGAATTGCTGAAGCAGAGCGGCTACAAAGGAGAAACGCTGGTGCTGTATACCTTTTCGGAAACGGATCATCGCGAGGACGCCGAGTGGATTCAAAATGTTTGCGCCCAACATGGCATCAGGCTTACACTTCAATTCTGTGATTCTGCTGATCTGCGCCGGCCCGAAATCGTGCAGATGGCGGATATCATCCATGACAGTGCGACGTTTTATCAAGACAGTGAGTTTGGTTTTCTGCATTTGCTGCTGTCTGAGAACAGTTTTTTGTGCCAGCATCTATCTGAAAAGATGAAACAGATATGCTCAGAAATGACAGAACGCTTTTTTTCGATGCCTGACCGCTGTTTGAGAATCAATATGCTGCAGGACATTGACCGCCAGCTTATACAGGAATTCAATGTGATTCCGCTGTATCAAAATGTGCTGCGGGTGACATCAAGCGAGAATGTGAAAGGCCTGATGCTTGATGAAGAGGGATGGATTGATTTGTACTCCGTGTGGCTGTCTAAATGA
- a CDS encoding ferritin family protein, giving the protein MHYSYYPYPAPCREDPVLIRNLEKAINGEFSAVQCCRKLAELARRDEIRKQIEDIRRAEMRHLREFSTLYEAITGQHIMPKQTGECPDNFTRGLNAAFKDEQETVRFYLRAAEETSNVKAKSLFTRAARDEQHHAVWFLYYLTERYIYPACFFK; this is encoded by the coding sequence TTGCACTACAGCTACTATCCCTATCCGGCGCCGTGCCGGGAAGACCCTGTTTTGATTCGGAATCTGGAAAAGGCCATTAACGGCGAATTCAGCGCAGTTCAATGCTGCCGCAAGCTTGCCGAACTTGCCCGCCGCGACGAAATCAGAAAGCAGATAGAAGACATCAGGCGTGCCGAAATGCGCCACCTCCGTGAATTTTCCACATTGTACGAAGCCATTACCGGCCAACACATTATGCCGAAACAAACGGGGGAATGCCCGGACAATTTCACGAGAGGGCTGAACGCCGCTTTTAAAGATGAACAAGAAACAGTCCGCTTTTACTTGCGTGCGGCCGAGGAAACCTCAAACGTAAAAGCGAAAAGCCTCTTTACGCGCGCCGCACGGGATGAACAACATCACGCTGTCTGGTTTCTATACTATTTGACGGAACGTTACATATACCCCGCCTGTTTTTTCAAATAA
- the addB gene encoding helicase-exonuclease AddAB subunit AddB: protein MGAEFLVGRSGSGKTKLIIDSIQDELRRAPFGKPIIFLVPDQMTFLMEYELAKTPDMGGMIRAQVFSFSRLAWRVLQHTGGMSRPFLTSTGVQMLLRKLIEEHKQEFKVYQKASDKSGFTAQVERMLTEFKRYCLEPEDIRRMAESGTASEYRGERVLSEKLHDLSILYQQMEKSLSDQYLHSEDYLTLLSEHIPLAEDIKGAHIYVDGFYQFTPQEFRVLEQLMVHAEHITFSLTADKPSYEREPHELELFRMTGKAYYRLHQKAKELNLDITYKELNGTERHTQAPELAHLEAQYEARPSVPYGEKQEALTVMQAANRRAELEGIAREIHALVREKGYRYKDVAILARQTEDYKDMVKEVFADYEIPYFIDGKASMLNHPLIEFIRSSIDVLKGNWRYEAVFRCVKTELLFPLNEPKAKVREQVDQLENYCIAYGIKGDRWTKGDRFHYRRFVSLDDDFAQTDQEIEMENMLNDTRDWIVPPLFQLQKRMKKAKTVQERAEALYRYLEETDVPLKLDQERQRAEEDGRIIEAQQHQQAWDAVIQLLEEFVEMMGDDEISLDLFQQMMEAGAESLTFSLIPPALDQVFVGNMDLSRMYGTACTFVLGANDGVLPARPDENGVLSDDDREWLKTIGIELSSGGRERLLDEHFLIYMAFSSPSDRLYVSYPIADAEGKTLLPSIVIKRLEELFPQHKERLLTNEPEQVSDEEQLKYVVNKSVAQSFTASQLRLWTREYDISDVWWSTYNVLMSEPDRLQSKKLFSSLFFRNEVKQLDRGVSRQLYGERIQGSVSRMESFNACPFSHFASHGLHLKERQFFKLEAPDIGQLFHSSLKLISDRLREQKLDWRDLTKEQCELFSFDAVERLAPKLQKEILLSSNRHYYVKEKLQKIVTRVSGILSEHAKASGFVPIGLELGFGGKGPLPPLTFTLKNGCTMELVGRIDRVDKAESSKGLLLRIVDYKSSDKGLDLAEVYYGLALQMLTYLDLSITHSADWLGMRATPAGVLYFHIHDPMIQSNLPLGLDEIEQEIFKKFKMKGLLLGDQEAVRLMDTTLQEGRSNIINAGLKKDGSLRSDSAAVGEKEFELLTKHVRRTFQEAGEQITDGRVSIEPYKMKNKTPCTYCSFKSVCQFDESLEENEYRPLKAEKDKTILEWIKKEADGNEHS from the coding sequence TTGGGAGCAGAGTTTTTAGTAGGCAGGTCCGGGAGTGGAAAAACGAAGCTGATCATCGACAGCATTCAGGATGAACTGCGCCGGGCTCCATTCGGGAAACCGATCATTTTTCTAGTCCCGGATCAAATGACGTTTTTAATGGAATACGAGCTTGCTAAAACGCCTGATATGGGCGGAATGATACGTGCTCAAGTGTTCAGTTTTTCACGATTGGCCTGGCGCGTTCTCCAGCATACGGGAGGAATGAGCAGGCCGTTTCTTACGAGCACAGGCGTACAGATGCTCCTGCGGAAGCTCATTGAGGAGCATAAACAGGAGTTTAAAGTCTATCAAAAAGCGAGTGACAAAAGCGGGTTTACCGCACAGGTAGAGCGCATGCTGACAGAGTTTAAGCGTTACTGTCTGGAACCGGAAGATATCCGCCGGATGGCGGAAAGCGGAACGGCTTCCGAGTATCGCGGGGAACGTGTTTTATCTGAAAAGCTTCATGACTTATCGATTCTGTATCAGCAGATGGAAAAAAGCCTTTCAGACCAATATCTTCACTCTGAGGATTATTTGACATTGCTGTCAGAGCATATCCCGCTTGCGGAAGATATAAAAGGCGCGCATATCTATGTGGACGGCTTTTATCAGTTTACACCGCAGGAATTCAGGGTGTTGGAGCAGCTTATGGTTCATGCAGAGCATATCACGTTTTCGCTGACAGCGGACAAGCCGTCATATGAGCGGGAGCCGCATGAACTGGAATTGTTCAGAATGACGGGAAAAGCCTATTACCGCCTTCATCAGAAGGCGAAGGAACTGAATCTGGACATCACCTATAAAGAGCTAAACGGAACTGAGCGGCATACGCAGGCGCCGGAACTGGCGCATCTAGAGGCGCAGTATGAAGCGCGTCCGTCTGTCCCGTACGGAGAAAAACAAGAGGCCTTAACTGTGATGCAGGCCGCAAATAGACGAGCTGAGCTGGAAGGCATCGCCCGGGAAATTCACGCGCTTGTCAGAGAGAAGGGCTATCGCTATAAAGATGTAGCGATTCTTGCGCGCCAGACGGAAGACTATAAGGATATGGTGAAGGAAGTTTTCGCTGATTACGAGATTCCTTATTTCATTGACGGAAAAGCATCTATGCTGAACCATCCGTTAATCGAATTTATCCGGTCGAGCATTGATGTTCTGAAAGGGAATTGGCGTTATGAAGCGGTGTTTCGCTGCGTGAAAACCGAACTGCTATTCCCGCTTAACGAACCGAAGGCGAAGGTGAGAGAACAGGTCGATCAGCTTGAAAATTACTGTATCGCCTACGGTATTAAAGGCGACCGCTGGACAAAGGGCGACCGTTTCCACTACAGACGTTTTGTATCATTGGATGATGATTTTGCGCAGACCGATCAGGAAATCGAAATGGAAAACATGCTGAATGACACACGCGACTGGATTGTTCCGCCGCTTTTTCAGCTCCAGAAACGAATGAAAAAAGCTAAGACAGTTCAGGAGAGGGCGGAGGCGCTTTACCGTTATTTAGAGGAGACAGATGTGCCGCTGAAGCTGGATCAGGAGAGACAGCGCGCTGAGGAAGACGGCAGAATCATTGAAGCGCAGCAGCATCAGCAGGCGTGGGATGCAGTCATCCAGCTGCTTGAGGAGTTTGTTGAAATGATGGGGGATGATGAGATTTCTCTAGATTTGTTTCAGCAAATGATGGAAGCCGGCGCGGAGTCGCTCACATTTTCTCTTATTCCGCCTGCGCTTGACCAGGTGTTTGTCGGCAATATGGATTTATCCAGAATGTATGGCACCGCTTGCACCTTTGTGCTGGGGGCAAACGACGGCGTTCTGCCGGCGCGCCCTGATGAAAACGGGGTGCTGTCGGACGATGACCGGGAATGGCTGAAAACCATAGGAATTGAACTTTCCTCAGGCGGGCGGGAGCGTCTGCTTGATGAGCATTTCCTCATCTATATGGCGTTTTCCAGTCCGTCTGACCGGCTTTATGTGTCGTATCCGATTGCTGATGCGGAAGGAAAAACGCTTTTGCCGTCGATTGTCATTAAGCGGCTGGAAGAGCTGTTTCCGCAGCATAAGGAGCGCCTATTGACAAATGAACCTGAGCAGGTCAGCGATGAGGAACAGCTTAAGTATGTCGTCAATAAAAGCGTGGCACAGTCCTTTACCGCAAGCCAGCTCAGATTATGGACTCGGGAATACGACATCAGCGACGTTTGGTGGAGCACGTACAATGTGCTAATGAGTGAGCCGGACAGGCTGCAATCGAAAAAGCTGTTCTCAAGCCTGTTTTTCCGGAATGAAGTGAAGCAGCTTGATCGCGGCGTGTCGAGACAGCTCTATGGCGAACGCATTCAGGGCAGTGTATCGAGAATGGAAAGCTTTAACGCGTGCCCATTCTCCCATTTTGCGTCACACGGGCTTCATCTGAAGGAACGGCAATTTTTCAAACTCGAAGCACCGGATATCGGCCAGCTGTTTCATTCCAGCTTAAAGCTGATTTCAGACCGGCTGCGTGAGCAAAAGCTTGATTGGCGCGATTTAACGAAGGAGCAGTGCGAGCTGTTTTCCTTTGATGCGGTAGAACGGCTGGCACCGAAACTGCAAAAGGAAATTTTGCTCAGCTCAAACCGGCATTATTATGTAAAGGAAAAGCTGCAAAAAATTGTGACCCGTGTGTCAGGCATTTTAAGCGAGCATGCGAAAGCGAGCGGATTCGTGCCGATCGGGCTTGAACTGGGCTTTGGGGGAAAAGGGCCCCTTCCGCCGCTGACCTTTACACTGAAAAACGGCTGCACGATGGAGCTCGTCGGGCGAATAGACCGTGTCGATAAAGCGGAAAGCTCAAAAGGCCTGCTCCTCAGGATTGTCGATTATAAATCAAGCGACAAAGGCCTTGACTTAGCGGAAGTATATTACGGACTGGCGCTGCAAATGCTGACGTACCTTGACTTATCAATTACACATTCAGCCGACTGGCTCGGAATGAGAGCGACGCCGGCCGGAGTGCTGTATTTCCATATTCATGACCCGATGATTCAATCTAATCTCCCGCTTGGGCTTGACGAGATTGAACAGGAGATCTTTAAGAAATTTAAAATGAAGGGCCTGCTCCTCGGCGATCAGGAAGCGGTTCGCCTCATGGATACGACCCTTCAAGAGGGACGGTCAAATATCATTAACGCCGGCTTGAAGAAAGACGGCTCTCTCAGGTCGGATTCAGCGGCAGTCGGCGAAAAGGAATTTGAGCTGTTGACGAAGCATGTGCGCCGCACCTTCCAAGAAGCAGGCGAACAAATCACCGACGGACGTGTATCGATTGAGCCGTATAAAATGAAGAACAAGACGCCGTGCACATACTGTTCGTTCAAATCAGTATGCCAATTTGATGAATCATTAGAAGAAAACGAGTATCGACCATTAAAGGCTGAAAAGGACAAGACGATACTTGAGTGGATAAAAAAGGAGGCGGATGGCAATGAACATTCCTAA